One Harpia harpyja isolate bHarHar1 chromosome 11, bHarHar1 primary haplotype, whole genome shotgun sequence genomic window, CTGCAGTTTCCATCTTTTACTCAAACTTAGTTAACCAGCTTTGAGTGTCGgtgcctttcttactgagatcccAAAAGAACCAGCACCTCCTTGCTGCAAAACATTATGCTAGGTAAAAAGCTGGAATCTGCTTATTCATGCAACTAACTCAAGCTAACCATCTTGCTCCTTCCTGATATCCTGGAATTGTGTGTTTCTGTCAGTAAAACTATGTAATGCAGCACTTGGCAGTTTGTCAGCACAGTGTGTCTTTGTGGGAGGGTTTATCTGGCAAGGCGAAGTGTCAGGCTTAATGTGTGGGAGGGTCAGATCCCGGGATTTTCCAagaaatttttttccacaagaaattTCCCGTCTCGTGGAGGACAGGCCAGCTGAGAGAATAAAAGGCCGTAGTAAAGGCAGGGGATTACACAGTCCAGACACTTGGAGCTGAACTTAATCTTCAAGTCCGTATTCAGCAACTTAGCAACAGAAATCAGTCACTGAGAAATATCGCGGAGGACTTTTGCCACCCAGCCACCACAACTACAACCTGTGAGTATAAATGGAGAGTGTTATTCTGTTTAATTGCTCAGCTAAAGGAAAACTGGACAGATAGAATTCTGTGTTGGTGTTCTTTAAAAGATGTTTACATTTAAATGCTATCTTGATATTAAGAACTGTtataaaatgaataatttcttaaaaatggGAATCTTAAATCTTTAGAATAATTGTTTAAAAGTATGTAGAAAAGATTGCATAGACAATATTTTTTATTGAATTGTAAAAAGTCAGTATTTGTTCTTTACAAATGTGTTCCTTTGATCTCTCATAGCCATCCACTTAAAAGATAGAGAAGAGAAAACTCTCAAACATGATTTGCTTGTGGTTCCTATCTCTTCTTGCTTATGGTAAGTGTGTATTTCTCCGTGTAGAAAACTAGTTGAATGGTAATATTAGTGTGACTGTTCTGTTTGAGCTCAGAATTAAATAGAATTTTTGAACCTGACCTAATTAGCTTGAGGCTAGGTTCACATAGAGTAACCTCTAGCTACAATGGCATGTTTCCCTGCTTGCCTGTCAAATACATAATTGGCTCCTGTAGTTTGCTATGAAGTCTGCAAACCTTGTGTGATCAGACGTAGTTTCACAGGCTGAAGTCCATGCACTTGATGCTGACGTGCCTGTTTTGAAGCTTGCCACTTGATTGTTTATAAAATAATTGCCACTACTTTTTAAGCAGTTTCAAATATTGGCAAGTTTGCAATATTTATAGAGCTTTATATATCCTCTCctagagagaggagggaaaaagtcAGACACCAACTTTTTGACATCTTTTCATTCTAGGACTTACAATACTGCAGGGGGTGAATTGTTGGACATACCATTATTCAGACACAAACATGACCTACAGGGAAGCAGAGCTGTGGTGCAAAAAGAGGTATACTAACATGGTTGCCATTCAGAATAAGGATGAAATCAACTATCTCAATAACTTCTTACCCTTCAATCCGGGTTACTACTGGATTGGAATCAGAAAAATTAATGAGGTATGGACCTGGATTGGAACTAACAAAGAACTaacagaagaggcagaaaactGGGCTTCAGGTGAGCCAAATGGCAAAGGGAACAATGAAGACTGTGTTGAAATCTACATCAAAAGAGGGAAGGATGATGGCAAATGGAATGATGAACAGTGTGAAAAAAAGAAGGTCGCCTTGTGCTACACAGGTATGGTGTGATAAAGGCCATTCTAGTGTGACCCTGTGGAGATGAGATGGTGGGTGGGATGAGTTGGTTAACATAGTCTTACGTATTAACTACCTGACCCTGTAGGCACTTGTACGCTTATCCTTACTTACAGGGCTAAGGTTGTTCTTGTTCTAAGAGCTGGATTGATCTCACTTACCTTTTAGCTCCCAGAATATTATACATCTTTTATGCGCAAATCACCAGACCTTCTCTATAATCAGTGGAGGGAAGCAGGCTCTTCCAGGTGGTGACTTTCATTCCACTCTCAAGTGGGTGTCTCACCTAGATAAGAATTGCCCTTTTGGAGGCGTCTGCCTGCTGACTATAGACCACTGGATTAGATAGACACTTTGTGTAGGAGGTGGCTAAGGCTAGGTCAAAAACACAAATGCAAGTGAAATATCAGCCAAATTAGAGCTGTGGTGAGTTAATGAAGAATGTACCTGTTGAGGATTTCTACCTAccccactgttgtggtttaaccccagctagcaactaagcaccatgcagctgctcactcacctccctcactatgggatgggggagagaatcagaagggtaaaagtgagaaaactcgtggactgaaagacagtttaataggtgaagaaaagccgcacatgcaagcaaagcaaaacaaggaattcatctCTACTTctcatcggcaggcaggtgttcagccatctccaggaaagcagggctccatcacgtgtaatggttccttgggaagacaagtgccataactccaaacgtccctcattccttcttcccccagctttatatactgagtatGACATCAActagtctggaatatccctttggtcagttggggtcagctgtcccagctgtgtcccctcccaaattcttgtgcacccccagcttacttgctggtggggtggggtgagaagcagaaaaggccttgactctgtgtaagcactgctcagcagaaactaaaacatccctctgttatcaacactgttttcagctcaaatccaaaacatagccccatactagctacggTGAAGaccattaactctatcccagccaaaaccagcacacccaaGGTATATtgttccttttgcattttaaatattactaCTATCTACCTGAGAACAAGTGGTCATGGAATTTCCAGTTTGTTTTCCTATATAAAGTGCTTGATTAGTGCCAGAAAGATAAACAAAGTGGTAGCCAGGTTTCATTAGTGGCAACTGATGATTCTTTTATAATTTgctgtattgttttctttttttttttttcctcagcttcttGCAAGCCATCTCTCTGCAGTAGCCGTGGAGAATGCATAGAGACTATTAACAATCACACTTGCCATTGTAACCCTGGATTCTATGGGCCTGAATGCGAGTTTGGTAAGATTACTCCATCCTGCTTTTCAACCAGGGCAATGTTCATGCTAGCTAGTGTTCAGTTTGGCTTGTTGATTCACCTGCTCAGCCAATGAGACTGACTGTGTACATTCTTGTGTTTCTTTGAAGTTGAGAGTTGTGATCCACTAAAGAAACCTGATCATGGGAGCCTCCAGTGCAACCATCCATTGGAGAACTTCAGCTACAACTCATCCTGCACAGTTCAGTGTGAGGAAGGCTATGAACTGACTGCATTGGAATCTGTATACTGTACCTCTTCTGGGGTCTGGTCTGCCCCCCTTGCAGCATGCAAAGGTGAGCTTCTCAAGCATGATAGGTGAGCTTTCTACATTATACATAGCTCTGTAAAATTGAGTGCTGCTCTGTTAGTAGGTACAAATTGAAGTTAAGTCCCATTCCTTTGTAATTAGTTATGTGGTAAAGGTGCTATTTTATTGCAGCACATGAGTCTTTTTGCTCCTGAAGAGATTAAATGGGCAGGATGAATGTTCTGGCCCTGGTCTAGATTTCCTTGTAGGGAAAGACTTTTCCACCTCTTAGTGGGGAACAAGGGATGGAGATGACCTAGCTTTGAGACTGCTCACAACAGGCCAGTTAGTCCTGACTGCAGGAATTATTTTTGAGGTGTTCAGCTTAGAATAAGCTactgtttgaagcaaataaaagcaTCAAACATCACCAAGCAGCAGTCAAAATGGGAAAATTTTGGATTGTAACTAGTTGCTGTCATGAGCTGCAGATGAATTTGCAGCCTTGCCTTACAAGTCAGTCTTCCATTTTGAGATTTTTCCACTCCTATCTGCTTTCTGAAATGGCAGCATAGTAGATCTCCTTTTTAAAGCTGCTTCCGTTTAGCCAATATGTTGCTaagtttcaggaaagaaaaaactttttatgGTTTATTGCAAGCTAAGCTCTGTGCTGTTTCTTACGCTTTTCAGCTGTGACCTGTCCTGCCTTAGAAATGCCTGCTCATGGTGCTGTGAACTGCTCCCATCCCTCTGTGGAGCTCACCTGGGGTACCACCTGTGAGTTCACCTGTGAGGAAGGATTTGCCCTGACAGGACCAGCCACACTGCAGTGTGGGTCTTCTGGGGCCTGGGACAGGCAGCAGCCATCCTGTGCAGGTACCTTTCCTTATCCTGCTCACCTGAGCACTTGGGGCTCTCAGCATTGGTGTGTTGAATTCCTGAGGCATCTGTGCTGATTTCTGTTATGATCTGTGTGTTGCAGCTGTGAGATGTGAGGCTGTAACCTGGCCAGAAGAAGGCTTTGTGACCTGTGACCACGCTCCTGCAGATCTCACCTATCGCTCGCGTTGTGAGTTCCACTGCAGCGAGGGCTACGTTCTGGATGGCCCATTCAGTATTGAGTGCACGGCACAGGGACAGTGGTCAGAGCCAGTGCCAAAATGCAAAGGTAAGATTTACTGGGTTGGCAATCATCAATTAAAGCTTAGGGTAGCTCGAATACTCTGAAGAGACTTCCTCATTCAACTGTAGTCAAGGAGTAACAGTCATCCCCAGCATGTTTATAGCACTTTTCATAAGCAGATCTCAAGACAGAGATCATTTAGCCTGTTGTATTAAAGAGGAAACAGCAGTGCAGGGTGACAAGCAATACTCAGGAACTGTGTCCCCAACACGTATGATAACAGGCTTTTGAAGTGGAGTGTTCTGACAAGAGCTCTTTATTCCCTACATCCCAAATGGGAGCCAGTGTTTGTTTATGCAGTGCACTTGTGGAGTATAACCTGCAGCCAGTCTCATGATAGCTTGCATGCTTTAGGTGCGTGTTTAGGGGTTCTGGCTGCACTGTGCAACATGCTGAAAGCCCTGTTTCCTGAGACACTGCTAGGTCTGAAGGGAAGTACTATGGCTCTGTAGGGGACAGCTCCAGGCAGGGCACGTCCTCTTGTCAGCTCAAAAAAGAGTGTTTATCTTGACCTACTCCAAGCTAAGCTCTGTGCTGTTTCTTACGCTTTTCAGCTGTGACCTGTCCTGCCTTAGAAATGCCTGCTCATGGTGCTGTGAACTGCTCCCATCCCTCTGTGGAGCTCACCTGGGGTACCACCTGTGAGTTCACCTGTGAGGAAGGATTTGCCCTGACAGGACCAGCCACACTGCAGTGTGGGTCTTCTGGGGCCTGGGACAGGCAGCAGCCATCCTGTGCAGGTACCTTTCCTTATCCTGCTCACCTGAGCACTTGGGGCTCTCAGCATTGGTGTGTTGAATTCCTGAGGCATCTGTGCTGATTTCTGTTATGATCTGTGTGTTGCAGCTGTGAGATGTGAGGCTGTAACCTGGCCAGAAGAAGGCTTTGTGACCTGTGACCACGCTCCTGCAGATCTCACCTATCGCTCGCGTTGTGAGTTCCACTGCAGCGAGGGCTACGTTCTGGATGGCCCATTCAGTATTGAGTGCACGGCACAGGGACAGTGGTCAGAGCCAGTGCCAAAATGCAAAGGTAAGATTTACTGGGTTGGCAAATACAGTTTTCTTGTCACTGGAGAACACACTGAAATCCATATTCCTACAGGGTCCTGGCTCCAAACTAAACTCTGTGCTGTCTCatgttttcagctgtgatttgCCCTGCCTTAGAAATGCTTGCTCATGGCTCTGTGAACTGCTCCCATCCCAAAGCCAAATGAATTTGAAAAAACAGGGTACATGTACTAGTGCAAAAAACAGGGCCAAAGACAGGAAAGTCCTTAATGCCTCTTAaccatttctttctgtatttcagttgtaCAGTGTGAACCACTGAGCTCTCCTGAGAAAGGCTCTATGGATTGCTCACATGGTGCTGGGAACTTCACGTACAACACAGCCTGCCACTTCAGCTGTCTAGAAGGACGGAGGCTCAATGGTTCTCATGTTCTTGAGTGCAATCATTCAGGAAACTGGAGTGCCAGTCTGCCCACATGTGAAGGTATTTTACCTGTGACTAGCCACAGAGAGGTGGCCCTGGGTTTCTAGTCAAATGAGGTATGGAAGGGTGGAAGAGGTAACACCAACAGTGAGCTAGAACTTCTAGTGAAGTCCATGAATTAAAAAGCCCAAGAAAatctctcagtattttttttgaaaatagaagAGGGGAAAATTCCTAAAAGATCTTGgtgaaaaatgttgatttcttaTCCAAAACCAAAAGCTGCAACCTGATCtcgggttgttttgtttgggttttaatgaaaatatttctcatgtTGAGCTTTTTCCAtatgaataaagaaataaagcttttctggAGAAACAGAACCTCGTGGTGAAATCTGCATCCATAAGTCTGTTTCTCAGTGGAAAAGTTTATAGATTTGTTAATTTGGTGTGATAGTTTCTTGGGTGAACTCCTTGGCCAAAAGACCTCACAGAGCTTTTCTGTCAAAGGCTGTAATTTTACAGGACAGAAGTCTCAGTCTTGCCTTTCCATTCAAGGCATTAAGAGCTCTGTCACTGTCCTTAGTGGGAACATCCTTGGCCTGCCTGAAATGCTTTTGCTTGAGGTTCTAAAAGCTCAACTCCACTTTATTTGCTTGAGCAGAACTTAGAACCTTGCATAATTTAATTGGTCTCAACAGGATTGCTCAAAGAGGAAGACAGTGGGAATTAAAATATGaactgaaacatgaaaaataaaagatgagcATAAAGTGTCATGTGAGGCTGGAAGTTAGACAGACCCTGGTATAGCTAGCTTGTTGCCTTGCCATTGCTTTGTCAATGGGTGGGATAATTTTTAGTATGCAGCTTTTTACCTTGTGTACAGAATGTGTCCTGTCTCAGCAAGAGAAAACTTAAGGGTTACAAGCTGCAATTCTGGTTCCTCTTGAAAAGCACAAGATAAAGGAAGAAGTAGAGAGGGCTTCAAAGACCACACATGACTCTTGATCTCACTGAAATTTTTTCATCCTCTCAGCTTCTGAACAAGTCAGCTATGTCTCTGTGGGCATTGCAGCCACAAGTGCCTCTCTGTTGTCCATGGCATCATTCCTCCTTTGGCTTGCAAGACGTTTCCGAAGAAAAGGTGAGCAATTGGAGTGGGTCCACTGGTTTTATTTACCTTCCTGAAAAATTTTCAGTGGAGGGACAAAACACCCCTCCAAACCCCAATACCTCgctttttgaaaaaatgaaaattcccATACTtaaacaaatttcaaaattattttcaagaagcCTGCATACATGCCATGTTTGGCTTTTggatgaacattttaaaacaaaaaacagtaaaaaaattaatatttagaaaacaagaattagaagaaaaaagcaacattttatttattgGTAATTACTGCCAGAGAAAGTGAATGGGTATTTGAGATGGGGCTAATGACAACATAGTAATAACTGCCTGTGAGATTTATTGCTAGATAATGGCTTTTTATCAGATATTCAGAAATGAGAGGGGTTTTAGTAGAAGAAAAATTTTGCATGATGGGGCTTTCATCTTGAAATGCTAATatcttttcttattcttcttgCAGCAAAGAAATTTACTCCTTCCAGGTAAGTTCCATCtcaaaaaaaaccatgaaaaacacTGCAATCACTTTGCTAAAATCCTTTTGATATAAACCAGTTGTCATGAAAgtacttttcatttctgtttttttatagTAGCTGCCAAAGCCTAACCACTGAAGGTAGTTTCCAAAGTGCTGGCCAGAATGTCTAACTCTGGGTGTTTCAGGTAAGCACATGAGATAGCTGCACTCACaaattctcttccttttaatCACACAAGCAATCAGAGCTGTTAATTGCTATACAATTGCTGAAATAGCAATATGTGCTTTGGGGTACCTAATAGGCATCTTGGCATTGCATGAAAGTTCTTAACAAGACTGATGGATTTATTGCTTTAGAAATGGTTATTCAGCTTCTTAAGAATGATTGTGGTTAGCATTCTGTCTAGCTGCATATAGTATTAGGAACACTTTTGTGCATTTTT contains:
- the SELE gene encoding E-selectin isoform X1, producing MICLWFLSLLAYGLTILQGVNCWTYHYSDTNMTYREAELWCKKRYTNMVAIQNKDEINYLNNFLPFNPGYYWIGIRKINEVWTWIGTNKELTEEAENWASGEPNGKGNNEDCVEIYIKRGKDDGKWNDEQCEKKKVALCYTASCKPSLCSSRGECIETINNHTCHCNPGFYGPECEFVESCDPLKKPDHGSLQCNHPLENFSYNSSCTVQCEEGYELTALESVYCTSSGVWSAPLAACKAVTCPALEMPAHGAVNCSHPSVELTWGTTCEFTCEEGFALTGPATLQCGSSGAWDRQQPSCAAVRCEAVTWPEEGFVTCDHAPADLTYRSRCEFHCSEGYVLDGPFSIECTAQGQWSEPVPKCKAVTCPALEMPAHGAVNCSHPSVELTWGTTCEFTCEEGFALTGPATLQCGSSGAWDRQQPSCAAVRCEAVTWPEEGFVTCDHAPADLTYRSRCEFHCSEGYVLDGPFSIECTAQGQWSEPVPKCKVVQCEPLSSPEKGSMDCSHGAGNFTYNTACHFSCLEGRRLNGSHVLECNHSGNWSASLPTCEASEQVSYVSVGIAATSASLLSMASFLLWLARRFRRKAKKFTPSSSCQSLTTEGSFQSAGQNV
- the SELE gene encoding E-selectin isoform X2 — protein: MICLWFLSLLAYGLTILQGVNCWTYHYSDTNMTYREAELWCKKRYTNMVAIQNKDEINYLNNFLPFNPGYYWIGIRKINEVWTWIGTNKELTEEAENWASGEPNGKGNNEDCVEIYIKRGKDDGKWNDEQCEKKKVALCYTASCKPSLCSSRGECIETINNHTCHCNPGFYGPECEFVESCDPLKKPDHGSLQCNHPLENFSYNSSCTVQCEEGYELTALESVYCTSSGVWSAPLAACKAVTCPALEMPAHGAVNCSHPSVELTWGTTCEFTCEEGFALTGPATLQCGSSGAWDRQQPSCAAVRCEAVTWPEEGFVTCDHAPADLTYRSRCEFHCSEGYVLDGPFSIECTAQGQWSEPVPKCKAVTCPALEMPAHGAVNCSHPSVELTWGTTCEFTCEEGFALTGPATLQCGSSGAWDRQQPSCAAVRCEAVTWPEEGFVTCDHAPADLTYRSRCEFHCSEGYVLDGPFSIECTAQGQWSEPVPKCKVVQCEPLSSPEKGSMDCSHGAGNFTYNTACHFSCLEGRRLNGSHVLECNHSGNWSASLPTCEASEQVSYVSVGIAATSASLLSMASFLLWLARRFRRKAKKFTPSSCQSLTTEGSFQSAGQNV